The proteins below come from a single Bryobacter aggregatus MPL3 genomic window:
- the tssA gene encoding type VI secretion system protein TssA: MPFREDILNPIAGENPGGADLRYDPVYDKIKEARREEEDIDQGDWKRERKIADWPLTHKLCEESIATRSKDLQLAAWLTEAAVRQRAFSGLIEGFSLIEALVRDFWDHLYPELEDDEAEFRATPLDWLANQAIKLSRDASLTKDGYSYLKYKESREVGYEDQINSDSARESRKTKLDEGKLAPETFDDSFAVTPKSFYVNLDATLNLVLTQTKSLSDLCDEKFGEFSPSYTRFRQAIEEIKQVTKVLLDKKRELEPDPISEEAAPTSESSEEAAVAGAAPVAASPGINISAFTGAEPPSRKALIESAVQVTAQLRALDPTNPGSYLMMRGLRFGELRAAAHKGEMRSLEAPPTEIRRQLRVYLLDSKWKELLDLTEAALALPASRAWMDLHRMTCEACIGLGDDYNGVATAIRGEVRTLVRDVPEIRNAILMDDTPACNPQTLAWIDDLTDDPPAIEENADSDSASPAPAQPSKSSPLPWRKKMADPFRVAVEALRRGDKAKALEIMRTEIETQSSARGKFLRQIQVAELCVQANQKEIAQPFLEDIKSKMSDFRVPEWEERSIIVQALVDLYLYHEDTIDSSSDRSRVFQQICRLDPVRALSLRS, from the coding sequence ATGCCCTTTCGCGAAGATATCCTCAACCCCATCGCCGGTGAAAATCCTGGCGGCGCCGACCTACGCTATGACCCCGTCTACGACAAGATCAAAGAAGCCAGACGAGAGGAAGAGGACATCGACCAAGGCGATTGGAAGCGCGAGCGCAAAATCGCCGATTGGCCCCTCACACACAAACTCTGTGAAGAATCCATCGCGACGCGCTCGAAGGACTTGCAGCTTGCTGCCTGGCTGACAGAGGCGGCGGTCCGGCAGCGCGCCTTCTCCGGGCTTATCGAAGGCTTCAGCTTGATCGAAGCGTTGGTCCGCGATTTCTGGGATCATCTTTATCCGGAACTCGAAGACGATGAAGCGGAGTTTCGCGCCACCCCGCTCGACTGGCTGGCCAATCAGGCCATCAAGCTGAGCCGCGATGCCAGCCTGACCAAGGACGGTTACTCCTACTTGAAGTACAAGGAGTCCCGCGAAGTCGGCTACGAGGACCAGATCAATTCGGATTCGGCACGAGAATCCCGCAAAACGAAGCTCGACGAAGGCAAGCTCGCGCCAGAGACATTTGACGATTCGTTTGCGGTCACCCCCAAGTCGTTCTACGTCAACCTGGACGCGACGTTAAATCTCGTTCTCACGCAGACAAAGTCGTTGAGCGATCTGTGCGACGAAAAATTTGGGGAATTCTCGCCTTCTTACACACGCTTCCGGCAGGCCATCGAAGAGATCAAGCAGGTCACCAAGGTTCTGCTCGACAAGAAACGCGAGTTGGAGCCGGACCCGATCAGTGAGGAAGCAGCGCCCACCAGTGAATCCAGTGAGGAAGCAGCCGTTGCAGGCGCCGCACCAGTGGCAGCCAGCCCCGGGATCAATATCAGCGCCTTTACTGGCGCCGAACCTCCCAGCAGGAAAGCACTGATCGAATCTGCTGTCCAGGTGACGGCCCAGTTGCGGGCTCTCGATCCGACGAATCCCGGATCTTATCTGATGATGCGCGGTCTTCGTTTTGGCGAGTTGCGGGCGGCTGCCCACAAGGGGGAAATGCGCTCTCTCGAAGCGCCGCCAACCGAGATCCGCCGGCAACTGCGGGTTTATCTTCTCGATTCCAAATGGAAAGAATTGCTCGATTTGACCGAGGCGGCACTAGCGCTTCCGGCAAGCCGCGCCTGGATGGATCTGCACCGGATGACCTGCGAGGCCTGCATTGGCCTGGGCGATGATTACAATGGGGTCGCCACGGCCATCCGCGGCGAAGTCCGCACCTTAGTCCGCGACGTGCCCGAAATCCGCAATGCAATTCTGATGGACGACACTCCGGCCTGCAACCCGCAGACCCTGGCCTGGATCGACGATCTGACAGATGATCCTCCAGCGATTGAAGAGAACGCGGATAGCGATTCCGCCTCCCCGGCCCCAGCGCAACCGAGCAAGTCCAGTCCCCTGCCCTGGCGCAAGAAGATGGCAGATCCCTTCCGTGTGGCAGTGGAAGCCTTGCGCCGTGGCGATAAGGCGAAAGCGCTCGAGATCATGCGGACAGAAATCGAAACGCAGTCCTCTGCCCGAGGTAAGTTTTTACGCCAGATCCAAGTGGCTGAACTCTGCGTACAGGCCAATCAGAAAGAGATTGCCCAACCCTTTCTAGAGGACATCAAATCGAAGATGTCTGACTTCCGGGTGCCGGAGTGGGAAGAGCGCAGCATCATCGTACAGGCACTCGTAGACCTCTATCTCTATCACGAG
- a CDS encoding type VI secretion system accessory protein TagJ — protein MANPAAQLIEAGQVRQAIESLAGHLRNHPTDTAARTTLFEALSIAGELDRAEKHLNLLAGASEQAKIGAILYFSAIHAERERHAMYKNQSFPKTTANAKVSGKLNGQPFSEIRDADHDLGARLEVFGAGSYMWVQFEHIASIRIEKPKNLRDTLWTPAFIKTGPKFQGTDMGEVLLPAIYPFSFTYPEESVWLGRQTLWVEDEGSSYPLGQKMLLVDGVEVPFLEVRTLEFDTPEGTSHSDSSATISLNS, from the coding sequence ATGGCAAATCCTGCTGCTCAACTCATCGAAGCAGGGCAAGTCCGGCAAGCGATCGAATCGCTTGCCGGACATCTGCGTAATCACCCCACAGACACGGCGGCGCGCACAACACTCTTTGAAGCCCTCTCCATTGCGGGCGAACTGGATCGCGCCGAAAAGCACCTCAACCTTCTGGCTGGCGCCAGCGAACAGGCCAAGATTGGGGCCATCTTGTATTTCTCGGCGATTCATGCCGAACGCGAACGCCACGCGATGTATAAGAACCAAAGCTTCCCCAAAACCACGGCGAACGCCAAGGTATCCGGGAAACTCAACGGCCAGCCCTTTAGCGAGATCCGCGACGCCGATCACGACCTCGGAGCGCGTCTCGAAGTCTTTGGCGCAGGTTCTTATATGTGGGTTCAATTCGAGCACATCGCCTCGATCCGCATCGAGAAGCCGAAGAATCTCCGCGACACACTTTGGACGCCCGCCTTCATCAAGACAGGTCCTAAGTTCCAAGGCACCGATATGGGAGAAGTGCTGCTCCCTGCCATTTATCCGTTCTCCTTCACCTACCCCGAGGAATCTGTTTGGCTTGGCCGGCAGACTCTGTGGGTTGAGGATGAAGGCTCCAGCTATCCTCTAGGACAGAAAATGCTCCTGGTGGATGGAGTGGAAGTTCCGTTCCTCGAAGTCCGTACGCTCGAATTCGATACGCCAGAAGGCACTTCGCATTCCGACAGCTCGGCGACAATTAGTTTGAACTCCTAG
- a CDS encoding Hcp family type VI secretion system effector: MTNSYLLIEGLEGTSSVVKKAIEIQSFSWGAHNSAASAKASGESRAGRPDFSELSIMKSVDPTSHELLKNCLICKAFTQATLGFMKQISDTNQEYFHIILKQVYVSSLQVSGGGENPSESVSLAYEELEFGYAPEKPDKKGLDGFKFMKYSVKENKPL; encoded by the coding sequence ATGACAAACAGTTACTTACTCATCGAGGGCCTGGAAGGTACTTCCTCGGTTGTGAAGAAGGCGATTGAAATTCAGAGCTTCAGCTGGGGCGCACACAATTCAGCAGCCAGCGCCAAGGCCTCCGGTGAAAGCCGCGCCGGCCGGCCGGACTTCTCTGAGTTGAGCATCATGAAGAGCGTCGATCCGACCTCGCATGAACTACTGAAGAACTGCTTGATTTGCAAGGCCTTCACGCAAGCGACCCTCGGCTTCATGAAGCAGATCAGCGATACCAACCAGGAATACTTCCACATCATCCTGAAGCAGGTGTATGTCTCCTCGCTCCAGGTTTCTGGCGGCGGCGAGAATCCCTCTGAATCTGTTTCCCTGGCTTATGAAGAACTCGAGTTCGGTTATGCGCCGGAGAAACCAGACAAGAAGGGCCTCGACGGCTTCAAGTTCATGAAGTACAGCGTCAAGGAAAACAAGCCTCTCTAA